A portion of the Lolium rigidum isolate FL_2022 chromosome 1, APGP_CSIRO_Lrig_0.1, whole genome shotgun sequence genome contains these proteins:
- the LOC124689741 gene encoding chaperone protein dnaJ C76, chloroplastic-like, translating into MAGFFSTLAATDRYYLQLRSGSAHHELTGPNKYRRRSMIRCCSTAKGKARGNYHQVLGVAIHSTPQEIKEAYRKLQKQHHPDIAGDKGHDYALLLNEAYEVLMRNSSRNAGKSSGGFGSVYTGEGYSSWNGPMRSQALFVDENKCIGCRECVHHAGETFAMDDVLGSAHVEVQFGDVEQQIQVAVESCPVNCIHWVGTEQLPPLEFMSRPQPKEGHGVFGGGWERPKDVFMAAKTFAKKLERQERSESTNGGEDMETETAAQAEARRHAGQELQWKRLFNVWNGLTDWRKSGTER; encoded by the exons ATGGCAGGGTTCTTCAGCACCCTTGCTGCTACTGATCGCTACTATCTGCAGCTCAGATCTGGATCAGCTCACCATGAACTGACTGGACCAAACAAGTACAGAAGGAGGAGCATGATCAGGTGCTGCAGCACAGCAAAGGGAAAGGCCAGAGGGAACTACCACCAGGTGCTTGGAGTAGCAATCCACTCCACACCTCAGGAGATCAAGGAAGCCTACAGGAAACTCCAGAAGCAACACCATCCTGATATCGCTGGTGACAAG GGTCATGACTACGCGTTGCTGCTGAACGAGGCGTATGAAGTGTTGATGAGGAATAGTTCCCGGAATGCTGGCAAGAGTAGTGGAGGCTTTGGGAGCGTTTACACTGGGGAGGGCTACAGTTCTTGGAATGGCCCTATGAGAAGCCAGGCTCTCTTTGTGGACGAGAACAAATGCATAG GGTGCAGGGAGTGTGTCCACCATGCTGGTGAGACCTTCGCCATGGATGATGTTCTTGGAAGCGCGCACGTCGAAGTGCAGTTTGGCGACGTGGAGCAGCAGATCCAG GTGGCTGTGGAGTCCTGTCCTGTGAACTGCATCCACTGGGTTGGGACCGAGCAGCTCCCGCCGCTGGAGTTCATGTCACGTCCACAGCCCAAGGAAGGGCATGGCGTGTTTGGCGGCGGGTGGGAGAGGCCCAAGGACGTGTTCATGGCGGCTAAGACCTTTGCTAAGAAACTCGAGAGGCAGGAGCGTTCTGAAAGCACCAATG GGGGTGAAGATATGGAAACCGAAACAGCGGCGCAGGCGGAAGCGAGGCGCCACGCGGGACAGGAGCTCCAGTGGAAGCGTTTGTTCAATGTTTGGAATGGGTTGACAGACTGGAGGAAATCTGGAACAGAGCGGTAG